Part of the Sylvia atricapilla isolate bSylAtr1 unplaced genomic scaffold, bSylAtr1.pri scaffold_97_arrow_ctg1, whole genome shotgun sequence genome, CTGTTACCGTGCTGTTTTGGGAAACCCTGGACTCCCTTTTCCTGGGCTCAAGGACCCTCTGGAACTCCCTTCTACCTCTCCAAGTCCCTGCCCCTCATTTCCCTGACCCTGAGACCCCCCTGACACCCCATTCCTGAGAACTGAGGTGTCCTTTTACCCCTTTGCCCAGCACTGAGACCCCCCCTGCACCCCCCTGCACCCCCTTATCCAACACCAACTCACCCTTTTCATGGTCACcccacctctcccagcccctAGAGCCTTTTCCTTCACCCTGGGACCCCATTCCTGCATTGCCCAACCCCAGCCCCTCCTTTCCTCACACTGAGGAGCCCTGGCACCCCCTTTGCTGGGCACAGGTTTCCCTGGACACCCCATCCCACCTCTCCCATTCCCTGCACCACTTTCCTTGACTCTGAGCCCCTGaacctccttcccagctctcccagctcttcATGTCCCCTCTTTTCTTCACCTGCTGGTCCCCCTGAACCCCCACACTCTCACTTTcagtcccctcagcccccccaAATCTTTGTCTCCCCAGTTCCCCACTCCCTGCAGTACCTGGAAGTGGTGCTGTCAGAGCCCAGCCCGGGGGTCCCCCAGTCCCTGATTGTGGGGACATGGACGGGACCCCCTGTGAGCGCTGGGACAGCGAGTGGGGCTGGATGGATCTGCAGCCACCGGGGATGGCagtgggagctgagctgggataTTGCGATAGCCAGAGCTGGGACATTGGGATAGCCAGAGCCGGGATATTGGGATAGCCAGAGCTGAGACATTGGGATAGCCAGACCTGGGATATTGGGAtagccagagctgggacactGGGATAGCCAGAGCCGGGATATTGGGATAGCCAGAGCTGAGACATTGGGAtagccagagctgggacactGGGATAGCCAGAGCTGGGATATTGGGATAGCCAGAGCTGAGACATTGGGATAGCCAGAGCTGGGATATTGGGAtagccagagctgggacactGGGATAGCCAGAGCCGGGATATTGGGATAGCCAGAGCTGAGACATTGGGATAGCCAGAGCTGGGATATTGGGATAGCCAGAGCTGAGACATTGGGATAGCCAGAGCTGAGACACTGGCATAGCCAGAGCTGGGATATTGGGATAGCCAGAGCTGGGATATTGGGAtagccagagctgggacactGGGATAGCCAGAGCTGAGACATTGGGATAGCCAgaggtgggatattgggataGCCAGAGCTGGGATATGGGGAtagccagagctgggatttggggataGCCAGGCCCGGCTCAAGGAGTGGAACCAGCTCGTGGCCGACAATGACCTGGAGATGGGGCCGGTACAACCAGAGCagggggggctggggggagccAGGAACTGGGCTGGGGTCTGTGGGAATGGAGGActctgaggggctgggctgggatctgTGGGAATGGAGGACtctgagggctgggctgggatcttTGGGAATGGAGGACtctgagggctgggctgggatcttTGGGAATGGAGGActctgaggggctgggctgggatctgTGGGAATGGAGGActctgaggggctgggctgggatctgTGGGAATGGAGGACtctgagggctgggctgggatctgTGGGAGTGGAGGActctgaggggctgggctgggatctgTGGCACTGGAATGGGAATCCAGGCAGCTCCaaggggctctgtggggctgggacacAAATCCATGGGACTATTCTCTCCTGGTTCCCAGGTCTCCACAGGGTGCAGGTGGTTTCCAGCTGTGACCTCCTGTCCAATGGAGCATCCATGGATCCCACCAGTACGGCTGCAATGGGTGGGATTTcatctccttcctgctgggacCCGGGAGCTTTCAGTGTCCATTGGTGCCACCTGGATcacccagaggtgctgggaatCCAAAGGGATCGTGGTGGAGCAGATGAAGCATTACCTGGGACACACCTGCTTGGAAGGGCTCCCAAAATACATCAGATATGGTCAGGAGGCTCTGGAGCACAAGGGTGGGagtgggagagggaggggaattCCTATGGGAATGTTGGAGTTCTGGAATGGGGGACTTGGGAATGCAGAAATTCCCATGGAATTTCATGGCTGGATCTCAGTCTCATTCTAGTCAGGTGAGAATTCCATGGATGGGCCTCCCCCCAACCCACTGCCATGGGAATTCCatggagaaattatttgaattgaTGACCAACGAAATGACAGCAGTGAAATGAGAAGTAATCCCTGCTGGGATTCGATGGGACAAAATTCCCAATCCTTTCCCCTGGCTGGCTCTGTTGTGCCCGTTGCAGTGCCAAGGgagtgccctgtccctgccctgagcccagcacgAGCCTTTCCTTGGCTGTTCTCTGCCCTGCCCGCGGCAGGAGGGCACTGCCCGAGTGGCTTTGGTGGCCCCGGGCACCCGGCCGGGCTCCAGCTACTGCAGGTGGCTCCTTGGGAATGTTCCAGAGCAAAGCTTAAAGCAAACAACAGTTTCTGGAGGGGATTGTTCTCCATTGGCTAGTGCTGGAAGCCCAAGGGAACAGCCTGGGCAGAAGATCCCAGTGTGCTGGAGCTCAGCGTCCCATGGCCAGGCCGTGTTCCCTGACTGTCCTCTGTCcctcagctctgtcccctgtccctcagctctgtgcctccgcgggtgccagccctggggcagaaCAACCCCGAACCCCAGCTGGGCCAGTTCCTCCAGTTCCTCCCATGGGAAGGGCCCAGGTCACTCCCAGCATGGGCCCTGTGGCTCCCAGTCACCCCAGTATGATCCCAGTCACTCTCAGTATATCCCAGTTGCTGCCACTAGGATCCCTGTTGCCCCAGTTCTGGTCCAGCTGGGTCCCAGTGTGTCTCCCGGTgtcccagtccatcccagaCTGTCCCAGTCCATCGCggtccctccccagcagccGCCGCCCTTTCCCGGATCCTGCCCCTCAGGCCCCCGGAGCTGCCGCCGGACGCCCCCCCCAAGATGCTGCCGGGGCTCGGGGGCTTGGGCTGTGtctgccggggctggggctcGGCCTCCACTGCGGGAGAAGGTGAGGGGGTGTCCCCGGGGCTCGTGTTCCTCCCTCGGAGCGCCTGTGACTCCTCCATGTCCCCCCTGGCGCCCCCTCGAATCCCCATTCCTGGGATGGTCCCTGGCACCGAGACGCCCCCAcatctccttccccagctccggGACCCCCCGCACCCCCTTATCCTGCACCGACACCCCCCTGCACCCCATTGCCCGGGgatcctcctctcccagcccctgggtcCCCTGTTTCCGTGACCCCAGGGAGCCCCGGACCCCCATTCCCGGGGCACCGCACTCCCAGGCCTCCCTTTCCTGGGAAACCCGAGCTGGGCACGGGGCTCTCCGGCCGCTCTGGGACTGATGATCACCccaaggaaagggagagaacagGAGGGAGCCAGAGAAGGAGATCGGGAATCAGGGATCACAGTCTCAGCGCCCAGTCCCGTTCTGCCGGGGGCGGGACTCGCAGCCGCAGGGAAAAATGGATCCGCGGATGGCGGCGCTTCCCCCGCTTTGGGCCGGAGCCAGCGGGTTCCCGGCAGAGTCGGAGAGCAGGCGCCgggagctgagcacagcccggcccgggggtcCCGCAGGGCGCGGCCGAGGAGGGTCCCGGGGGATGCCAGGAGGGGATCCCGGGGAATTCCCGGGAATTCCGCCGTGCGCTCCCGCCGCGCTCCCTCGGGCACTTTGGCTCCCGCCTTCCCCGCCCTGCGCCGCCGGGATCTGCCCGGCGACCGGTGACGTCACCGCACACTCGATCCGCTATTGGCGTCGCCAATGGCGGGGCCCGGGCAGTGGGCGGGGCCTGGGCAGTGGGCGGGGCCGCAGGGAAGCCGCGCGATGGCTCCAgcgctggggctgggggcgCTCCTGGGGGACCAGGGGAGGGGGCGAGAGGTGAGGGGGACCCCCGGCACCGGGACTCTTTGGGCACCCATTCCGGAGCACCGAGGAGCCCCTAAAGCCCCTTTCCTGGGCGCCGCGATCCCCCCGACCCTCCGTTCCTGGGCATGGGCTCAACTCTGCACCCCCTTATCCGGCACCGACAACCCCTGCACCCCTTTCCCGGCCATCCCGCCTCTTCcaccccccagagccccccttTCTCAATCCTGGAACACTCAAACCCTattcccagccctcccagctctcccagtccCCCCTTTCCTTCACCATGACTCCCCAGCCCCCAAATCTCCGTGTGCCCCcagttctcctctccctgcGGTCCCTGCCCGTGGCGCTGGCGGAGCCCGGCCCGGGCTTCCCCCAGTTCCTGTCCATGGGCTCCCTGGATGGGATCTCCTTCCAGCGCCGCCAGCgccagcggggccgggcggagcCGCAGCCGCCGGGGATGGCGGCCGGAGCCCAGCCGGGATTTTGGGATGGCCAGAGCCGGCACAAGGAGCGGCACCGGCACGGGGCCACCAGGGAGCTGCAGATGCCGCAGGAGCGGCACAGCCAGAGTGGGGCTCGGCACGGGGAGCCTGGGGgatctgtggggctgggctgggatctgGGGCGCTGGGATGTGGATCCATGCGGGTCCaaggggctgggatgaggcTCTGTGGGTCTCCGACAGGCTCTAGGGCTCCATAGGTCTGGAACAGGGCTCCGTGGGCTGTGACACAATTCCCTGTGTCTCCGTGGTCCAATTCCTGCCCAGGACTCCACACACACTGCAGGAGGTTTCTGgctgtcacctcctgtcccACGGGCGCGTCCAAGGATCCGATGGGCTCGGCTCTGACGGGCGGGTGGGAattcctctccttccagccGGGATCCGGGAGATTCGTGGTGGCCGAGGCGCTGCCCAGGTCACCAAGAGGCGCTGGGAACATGAGGAGATCGAGGCTGAGGAATTCACAAATCCCCTGGGGCACACCTGCCTGGAATGTCTCCGGAAATGTGTCAGATACGGGCGGGAGGCTCTGGAGCGTAAAGGTGGAGAGGGCAGATTTCCCATGGGAATATGGGATTTGgaaatgtgggatttgggagggCTAAATGTGGGAACATGGGAATTCCCATGGAAATTCCCTCCATGGATCTCAGTCATCCCATTCCCATGGGACTTGCATGGAtggatcctgctgctctgccatccTGATGGGAATTCTGTAGATGGATCTCACTGccatcccattcccatggaATTCCGTGGGCAGATCTCACCCTCTTCCCATAGCCACAGAATTCCACTGATGCATCTCACTGTTATCCCATTCCAGGACCCCCTTATGTCCCTGTGTCCGGGAGAGTGGAACACGGCATCCCGATGTTGTCCTACCACGGTTACAGATGTTACCCCAGCACCCTGGGGATCAGCTGGATGAAGGGGGATGAAATCCGGGATCGTTCCCAACAGTGACGGCACCTTCCACACCTGGGCCAGGTGCGAGACACTGCCggagaagcaggagcagcaccagtgCCGGGTGGAGCATCCCGGAATGCCGGAGCCCGAGATCTTCTCCTGGGCTGAGGCCGGGAATGTGCGATGTGGTAATTTGGGAGTTTGGGAATGtgcagcagtgggatgggggttcccctgcccctcctcaCCATCCCGTGCTTCCCAGAGCCGGAATCCAGTGGGAATCTCACCCTGGTGGTCGCTGTGTCCGTCCTCGCTGCCATCGTGGTCATTCTCCTCATCGGATTCAGCATCTGGAAGCTCCAATCCAGTTCTCCCCAAACCCATCCTGGGGGGTCACCCTGTTCTTCCCCAGTCCCAAAACTCCTGGAAATCCCCCCATGATCTGACCAGCCCGTCCCAAAATCCTCCTGGGTCCCCCCTCAACCCATCATGGGGATTCCTGGGattgtccccatgtcccctcctcCAGGGCTTTGGGGTTGCACTTTGACCTCTCTGTGCTCCCCCCGGTTTCTTCCACAGCCCTCCCATGAGAGTGGAGGGCAGGGGCCGAATGCTGGTGtccccctgcctgcagcagatccAGGGTTGAGGAGAATTCAGTGGAGTCCCTCAGTATTTTGGGTCCCCTGGGAATTGGGGTGACCCCCCGGGCCCCCCACGATCTCCCTGAACACGCTGATGTTGCCCGTGCTCAGTGAGAAGGTTCGGACCCGGAACGGGGTCCCAGCTCTGTCACCTGCACTGCCCAGGTACCCCCCATACCCCCTGAGAACCTCCAACTTCTCCGTGATGCCCCAACCTGCCCTGGAACCCCAAAAACATCCCTGGGACCCTCCAAAAACTCCCCAAGATGACAAAGCCCCCATACAAACCCCCTAAACCCTCTCAGGACATCAAAATTCCCATGGGGGCTCCCAACACCCCCCCAAGCCCCCTTGAGAAGGTGCATACCTGGCACGGGGTCCTCATCACCATCATCGGCATCACCCAGGAACCCCCAATCCTTCCCGGGACCCCCAAACTCTCGTGGGACCCCCAAACGCCCCTGGGGTGCCGGTACCAGAATCAATGGGAGGGGTGTAGCCCTTTTAAGGGGAGTTAAAGTGGGGGCCAACTGTTGGGGGTCCTTAAAGCCGTGATGGTGGGAGAACCCCGAAAATCCACCCTGGGGGGCACTTTCCCATTTGCTGCACTCGAGGGAGCCCCGAACAATGACGGGTCCTGGGCTGAGGCCGCCACTCAGCCGGGGGTGTGGAGGGAACTGgggggctgggacagggcttgGGGCTTTTGGGGTTAACTGGGGGACCCCCAATGGGAGCTCCATTCCTGCTGTCCCACCGCCCCCTGTCCCCCCTCTCCC contains:
- the LOC136375158 gene encoding LOW QUALITY PROTEIN: class I histocompatibility antigen, F10 alpha chain-like (The sequence of the model RefSeq protein was modified relative to this genomic sequence to represent the inferred CDS: inserted 3 bases in 2 codons; deleted 1 base in 1 codon), yielding MAALPPLWAGASGFPAESESRRRELSTARPGVLLSLRSLPVALAEPGPGFPQFLSMGSLDGISFQRRQRQRGRAEPQPPGMAAGAQPGFWDGQSRHKERHRHGATRELQMPQERHSQSGARTPHTLQEVSGCHLLSHGRVQGSDGLGSDGRWEFLSFQPGSGRFVVAEXAAQVTKRRWEHEEIEAEEFTNPLGHTCLECLRKCVRYGREALERKGPPYVPVSGRVEHGIPMLSYHGYRCYPSTLGISWMKGDEIXGIVPNSDGTFHTWARCETLPEKQEQHQCRVEHPGMPEPEIFSWAEPESSGNLTLVVAVSVLAAIVVILLIGFSIWKLQSSSPQTHPGGSPCSSPVPKLLEIPP